DNA from Desulfotomaculum sp.:
AATCAGGTATTCAACCACATAGCGGGGAAATTCATCCACGCCGGTATTGATGGTGTGCGCCTTGTTGACTACTTTGCCGCGGAATATTTCTTTGAGCTCGATGTTCATGCGCCTCCCTTTTTACGGGCGAGTTTGGCCTGTTTCTGCTCCGCTAAGCTCGCTGACAAAGACCGGACGCAGACCAGGTAGTCCTCTTCCACATTAACAGCAGCCTCTTCAGAGAAATTGTCCAGGTTCAGCCCGCCCTGCTCATAAAGGTACTTGCCCCGGGCATACATGCCGGAGCGCTTGCAGGCCCTGATCCATTCAGCCAGGGTGGCGTCAGAGGCTCTCTCCTTCTCCGGTACCGGCAGCCCGTTTTCCAGGTAAGACACATAACGTTTGATGCGGCGGCTAACGCCGGAGCTACGGGCTTCCTCCTTGGCTTTTCTCTCCTCGTCAGTGCCCGGCAAGCGGTAAGCGCCTTCCAGGGTTTTATAGAAATAATCCGGCAGCCAATCAATTAACTGCCGCCTGGGTTTCTCCTTAACGGCATAGATGTAGTGCTCAAAGAGGTCCGAATAGTGAACGCCCTCCCGGTGCGGGTTATCTTTAAGCCATTTCTTCATAAACTGTGCGAGTTTTTGCGCCGCCGCATCTTCCCGGGCGATCTCCGGCTCATCTTCCAGCGCCGGGTCGCTTTCTTTTAAGTACCAGTGGCTGCTTTTATGGGCGCCGGATAAATCCGGATCTTCATATTCAGACAGGTTCTTCCGGACCGGCTTTTTTACCTCATCGGCCACCTGTTTTAACAATTCATCAAAATTGTGGGCTTCCATCTGCCCTCTACGGACCATACGGCTGACCACTTCGTCGTAAATGCGGTCCTTGCCGCAACCTGGGTGGGCAGAGAGGTAATCGCGGATGATGGAGTGAACTTTTTGGGCAAAGGTGGTCCGATCCTCGTCCTCGCCTATAATAATTAATTGATTCATTTCACCCGGCTTGGGTTTGCGGAAATTGATCACCAGGTCGCGCTTGTTAACCTTGTCGGCGGTTAGCTGGTTATATGACTTCTGCCCGGTATCAATGAATAACGCCCTGTCTGATGCATCGGGGATAAAGCCGGCTTCAGCCATAATATCCTGTACCATTTCCCATGTCCCTTCTGAGGTATCATGATAGCAAAGAGAAAGCCAGCGACCGGGTTTTAAAACCCGGTAACATTCTGCCATAGCCTGTGACATCATTTCTTTCCAATCATCAACTGTCTTTCCTCTGATTTCGTTGACAATAATTTCCTCATCGTGCCAGTGGGTATCAAAACCAAGCCAGGCTTCCCAAACAAAGTTGAGTTCACCGTATTGTACTTTTTCTGCATAGGGGGGATCGGTAAAGATATAATCTACGGTTTCACTAGCTATCATACTGCAGTTACATGCATTTTGTGTTGAAATCATCATCTTATAAACCTTAGTATTTTCATTTTGCTTTTGTTGATCTTTTAGTACTTTCTTAATTTTATTTTGATAATTATGCCAGACGTCAACTTCTTGCATTATTTGCGGAAGATAATATGTTCCCTCTAAAATATTTGTTGGAAATGATACATCTGGCCTAAACCTATTCATTCTACTCATACCTAACAATATCGCGGAAAAAGAATATAACAACGGCCAATTACTATTATTGAGATCTGAAATCCCATCTCTTATCGCAGCTAGCGCCCACAAATTACGCCGTGTAAAAAGCTCATCCACCGTACGGAAATTCCGCCCAGGCCGCCATTCTGCACCCCAGCATTCCTGCTCCTCCGGGGCGTGCATCATACGGTCTGTGGGATACCAGTGCGGTATGGTTTTACCCTCAATCTCCCTGATTTTAGCCAGATCATACCGTTCAAAGTAATCTCTTTTTACCGGATCAGAATCGTTGTACCGCCTTTCATCCCGCTTCGGCTTACACCCGTTTTCACACTGATAACTGACCAGCACGGGCATGGCGCCGAACCTCTCCCCCGTTGTCTTGATCTCCTCTACCCGGTCCTTCTCATAGCAATGAGGACAGGCCTTTATTTTCTTAGGCTTGCCTGCCTGCGTCAGCCCTTCCAACTCAATACAGTCAAAAAGCGGTATCTTTTGCAGGCAGCGCGGGCATTGAAACACCTGCGAATAGACGGTGTAGCCGGTGGTCGCCTTTCCTCCGCAGCGGTCGCACCTGGTCTCGTAAAGCCAGTCGATTTCCGGTTTCACCTTGGCCTTCAATTTTTCAAAAGCCTCTTGCAATTCATCTGCATCCACCGGGGTGCAGTAGTTTTTGGTAATGAAGGTAGCCGCCGGGCTGCGGTCGATGGCAATGGTTTTCCGCCCTTCCATCAGCGCGGCCAGGGCCGTTCCGCCCGACCCGCAAAAGGGGTCCAGCACTAGGTCGCCCGGCTTTGTATAGTGCCTTATGTACTGGCGGATAGCGTCATGGGGCTTTTTTGACCAGTAGGTGTGCATGTTATAGATAGCTGTGGCTTTGGTCGTGTCGATCGGCCGGTCAAACGCCGGGATGTCATAGTCATCGGATTCCGGATCGTAAGGGTTTTCTTTTAAATGCTGTTCCACAAAAGCTTTTAAATTAGGGTTGGGCTGATCTCCCGAGTAATAGCCCTCCGGCAGGACAACAACTTCTTTCTTGAAAAAGCTCTGCTGCTTTGCGCTATACGAGACCTTCTTCGGCATAGTTTCACCTTATTTTCTTGGGAGCAAGTCCCAGTATGTTACCTAAATGAGTCGGCACGCCGCGGCGGATCACCTGCTCTGAATTGAGCTTAACCAGGAAGACACGGTTCAGGCTCTGCCGGACCGTGCGCAGGCCGTCTTTGTATTTTAATTCTATAGTGAGCAGCCTTTTCATTACCCCGTCTATTCTCTCTTGCTTAGCAGCCTCATCGGCGCCCGGCTTGAAACGGTAGATTATTTCACTGCCGGCAGTCCCCACATATAACACCTGGTGAGCTAGTTCCACCTGATCAGCCGTACTTTTACCGGTATAATACGCGTCCACATCCACCCGCAGCTCAGCGCCGAAAAGAGCCGGCGCCTTGTATTCCAGCCGCACTCTTACCTCAAGCTCTTCCCCTTCCAAGACTTCGGCCGGTCCGGTAATGGGTCCGGCCATGAGCAGGCTGTCCGGGCCGGCTTTCACCCGCATAACCACCATCGGTATGATCATTTCCTGGAGAGAGACGCCCCCGTGCGAGTAGGCATCCGGATTGTATGGAGAACCCTGCCGTTTGAATGAATAACCAGGGCGCGGGAAGACAATACTGCGGTATTCCTTCTCTATTAACTGGCCCCGGGCTTTTACAAAACGGGTTGACCTGGAGGGTACCCGCAATTCCTGCGGGGAAAAAGCAATCATATTCGCCTTGAGTTCTTTTTTTAAGTTCACCCGCTCGAAAGTAACCTTGAGCATGGTATTCTGGTAGCTGCAGTCGATCTGTTCGTTTAGATCGCCGTCGTCAAACCAGACAGGTTTCCTGCCCAGCCGGACAAAGCCGTGATCGGCAGTAATAAAAACCTTGGTACCAGGCTCCAGGGTGCGCATTATGGCCATAACTTCATGGTCTAAAATATTCTTAATGAGCTGCTGGTAAATAAATGCCAGCGGGCGGGCCGGAACCTCCCGGCCATCACCCAGGGTCTTTACGTGAATCCCGTGCAGTTCCTTATCGCAAAGCTCAAATATGTATACGTCCAGGTTGCCGCAGCGGTAATGCACTGTCTCTCCGGTCCCGTGACCCTCCGGGACCACTGCTGCAACATCCCTACGTATCCCCATTTCCCGTTCCAGGCCTTCTTTGAGCAGTTTATCCTCGCCGCTATCAGGATCAAACTGGTCGGGAAAGGTTCCCGCGCTGATCGCTTTGCGGGTGAGCTGAGTCTCGGTCGGCAGGATGGAGACAGCGGGGTAATCATGCAGCAGTTCAAGCTTCTCCGCCAGTGCCGGATAAAGCAATTCCTCCCAGATATCATAACGCATGCCGTCAAATATAAATATTACCGCTTTTTCGTTCTGGGGATCCCAGTTTGGTTTGAGGCGCCTGCTGATGAACTGGCTGGTCAAAACAACCTCGTCTTTTCCGGCCGCCCAGCGCGGGTACTGCAGCGCGACCAGGTCCTGAAAGCTCCTGTTGACTGCGTTCAGTTGGTGATACACCTCATCGCTGATTGCCCTGACCCTTTTTTGCGCCCGGGAGAAGGCTTGAAGAAATAACTCAGGCAATTCTGTTTCGCGTTTGGGCAAGATGACGCCTGTATCCAGCAGCCGCTCCAGTGATGACAGGTAATACTCCAGCCGGTTTAATTTCTGCTGGTTCCACTGCTGCCAGTAATATATAAAGCCAAGCTGATCAGGTTTTTTGACACTGATATTTTTAAGCATGCTGAGTAGCTGCCGGCGTAAATGATGAATTTCCACAGCCAGTTTATAGGCCTCGCTTAACCTGGCCCAGGATTCTGACTGCCAATAATCAGCGAAACATTCGCTTTTTTCGGCGCCGTACAACTGTTCCTTAAGTTTTTTTATAGCGTCCGGGGACGGTTTTTCACCAAGACAGTCGTCTAAAGCCATCAGCAAGGCCAGGGAACGAAATAGATTGGAATACTTCTCCTTCTCGATAATTGAGATAAAGCCGGCGGGGGTATCAATGCGCAATTCTTTAACCAGCAGCAGGTCGAGATCTTCCTGATCCAGGCTGCCCTCCGCCTCCTGCGCATCTCTTTTTGCCTGGTGAGGATCAAGTTTGATCAACCGGGGGGTGGTTTCAGTCAGGACTTTTTCCTCCACCTGCTTAAAACAGGACAGACCGGGATCAATATTGGCCAGAAGTAAGTTCCATTTATCGGTGTGCTGGGCCAGTATCGCCGACAGGTAGAATCCCGTTACCACCATCTCCGCGTCCTGTTCGGCAAACCAGCAAAATGGGGCGGGCGCCTGCAGCAACTGCTGCTTGATGGGCTTTAACACTTCGCCGGTCAGCCGGTCTAAATCCTTCATGGTCTGGTGGCCTAACAGGCCTATGCGCCAGTAATCTTCACTGCGGAGCTTTTTGAAAGCCAGTTCGGGCAACCCCAAGGCGGCAAAGGCGATAACGGTCTTAAAGTCAAAATCTGTAAAACCCTGCGTTTTCGCTCTTCTTAAATTTTTATGAGCCCGGACTACCCCGTCCAGGTGGGTAACGATCAGCCTGGCGTAGCCCTGGTCATTGCATAAAGCCGGCCACTCCGGATCGCCGGTTATGTCCCTGAGAAACTGGCGGACATCCAGATTTATTCGGGCGTCGTCGGGCGCCGTGGCTAAAAAATCCGGGTAGAACAACGGTGGAGCGGTACTGTCGCTAATATTACGGAGCCTGTTCAGAGGAGTCCGGTCAACCACCATTATCCGCTGGGCCCCGCTCTCAACCACTGTCTCGTAACACATGCGGAAGGCCAGGTTTGTGGCCCCGGTCACCACCACATAAGCCGCCTCGCTGCCAAACTGGTCAATAAGCCTGTCAGCTTTGCCGAGAAGGCCATAGTGGTCCCTGACCAGAACATGATCGTAGCCCCTGACCATTTCAAGTTTATCTTTAATCCAATCATTCAATAATGTCATACTCTACCCCTACTCCAGCTTTAAGACAGGTATGGTATCCTCATCGGGCTCCATGCCCGCAAACTGCTTGGCCAGGAAATCTTTGAATTCCCGCGCTATATCCTCTAGCTGATCTTCTTCCACTACTGTTACGGAAGGTTTAAAATCAGCTTTTTTTACTACTTTGACCACAATCTCTTTTAAGAAACGGTTGATTGTATCGACAATCGCGGGATCAGCGGCAACCTCCCGCAGCAAAAGTATCCTCACTTCTTCTACTGTAGAACAAGCCAGTAAAGCGGCGATAATGGGTTCGTTTTCGCCCTGTTGCAGCCTTTCTTTTATTGCCTGGTTCAAAAATACTTCCAGCTTGCCATGGACAGTTTTCTCCCAGATCTCACCGGCCTGGCTCAGGGCTGAATCAGCTTTTTCGATAATGCTCCCAAAACTGCTGAAACTGAGGCCGCATTCGTGCAGCGGGCCTTCCTTGAGCTGTTTTTCCAGCGAAACGATAGAGTCATTGGCACACTGGAAGACCCCGCCCGCCAAATTTTCCAGCTGCCGGCGCAGCGCAGAACTGAACTCCGGCTGCAAAGCAGCGATTTCTTCCAAGGCAACAATAACCTGAAAATCAGGCCCGGTAATTAACCGTTCAATTGACTGGTGAGCATGGTTACAGCTCCGGGTTGCTTTTTCATGCATGGCGGTATATACCAGCCGGTATTCATGGATCAGTCCGCCAATAGTCCCCTCCTCGCCCGGCAGGGGCGGTTGATGACCGATCAGCTCGTTTCTTAATTTAATCTCTTCATCGATATACTTATCAAATTCAGCCATTTTTTCCGCCAGCAATTTCTGCTGCCGCTTTACCACCTGCAGGTCTTTAAGATCCGGCAGGTTATGTTGCGCATAAGCGCGCCCCACACGCAGCTCGGTTTCGTATTTTAGCAACTGACAGACGCTCTGGTAACATGCCAGCCGGTTGGCCAGGTCTTTTATTTCATCCTCGTCAGAGCGCATTGTATCAAAAGCCTGGTAGCCAAAAATATCTTTTAACGCGCTCATCAGCAGGTCGATATCGTTGCTCACTTCGATGTCTGTTGAAAACAGCCTGCTGACCTGTTCCATCTCTTCACTGTGCGGGTTGGGATAATCCAGGCATTCAAATAATGCCGCTGCTTTTTCGGAAGAGCGCTTAGCTTCCTCCCGCACCGCCTTAAACAGGTTCCTCATTTTCAGGCGTTGCTGTGAAATCTGCTCATCAGTGAGCCCCGCTGGAATGCTTTTCTTCATTATTTTTTCAAGATAAGGGCGCAATACCTCCCAGTTTTCCGGTCTGGCCACTTTCTGCAGCTTTTCCATTTTATCCAGCACTTTAGCTGAGAAATCTATATCGGCTATATTTGAATAATCAATTGCCTGGCAGGAAAGCCCCGCCTGCGGCCCTACACTCACCTGCGCCCGGCCCTGCTGGACCAGGCACAGCAAATATATCTGCACCATCCTTTTGGTTAATCCGTAATCTTTCGGCCCGCCGATACCCATAAAATTCTTATATAAGGTGTCCAGCTTCATTTCCCGGCCCTCAGCCAGGCGCTCGTCTATAAACTGCCAGATATCCTGAACATAAGTATTACCTTCCGTATCCAATACTTTTTCAGGCCCTGTTTTCATTATTTTAAGGCCGTATCCGAAATTCTGCGCGGCGCTGATGTTTTGATTGGGTTTGGCCCCTTTAGGGATAGAACCGGTCTTGACAATACCGTTAATCAGTTTTACTCCTTCTTCTTTGCGGAATTCAAAAGGCGGGTCAAACTTAATGTCCGCCGACACATAAACACTGCTGAGCACCCGGTCTACCAGGGGAGAGAGGACAGCCTTTAACTCCCCGGCCATGTTAAAATCCAGGCGAGTGTTATTAAGAGCGTCTATGCGGCCCCGGCCGTAGCTGGAACGCACCAGGCGGCAGATTTTGCCCATCTCGGTTTTCAGCCTGCCGGCCACCCAGTTGATGACGGTAACCGCTTCATCGGTATCTTTTTCTTCCCAGTTGGAGACCAGCCTGCGGTACGCGGCAAAGTCCAGCAGCAAAGACTTTTCCTCGTGGTTCAAATCATCCGGCGTCCAGAATAAGATCCGCTGGTCTTTTACCCGCTGCATAAGCGTATCCAGGGTCTTTTCCTGAACCGGCCGCCGGGCAATTTTGACGGCAAAATCCAGGTCGTCCTGGTCAGAAGATATGCCTGTCAAGGGAGTCCCCCCGGCCACGATCCGGTTTATATCCACCATGTCTACACGCCCGTTTAGGTGGCGGCCTTGCCATAAGATATCTATGACGACCCCGTTTGCTGCTCCTGCGAATCCAGCCAGGAAAGACTTGTTTCCTTCTGCTAAGTCCATATTCATCTGGCGGGTGTGCACCGGCCACTCTTCCAGTGTCAATAAGGCTTCCCATGATTCTTTCTGTATTGCCTCATTGCTCTCCGCTTCCTCACGGGCTTTAAGAAATTCACGCTGGGGATCAATACCAACTATTACCGGTTCAAAACGGTAAAGGAGATTTTTTTCATCATCAAAGGTCTGCACTATCTGCCGCAGCTCATTTTTCAGCGCCTCAGCGAGTGTCTCATAATGCTGCAAATTTTCTTCGGGAGTAGCGTCCGGCTGTCTTTCGATCATCACCGAGTTGGCAATCTTCTCCACGCTGAGCCCGTTGATATCCCTGTGCGCTATGTAGTAAAGGAACAAGGTCTGCACAATCCTGATCCCTTTTTGCCTGTGCACCTTAAGCAGGCCCTTGATCAGGCTGTTTACCTGGTTGCGGCAGGACTCATATGCCCGGTATTCGCTCTCCCTCTTGGTCTTAATGGCTACCAGCCCGGCGTGCACCCCGCTGGGATCTTCCTCATATTCCATCGCCTCGTCAAAATATTCCCAAAGCCTGATCAACTCGTTGCCCTTGATTTTGATCTGGCGCTTCAATGTCTGGTGCATAAAATGTATGGCCGACCTGGCCGTAGTCAGCTCGTGGGTAATATCCCTCAGCACTTCTACCGCCGGCATATAGAAGGGGAAGAAATGCGCAAATTCCTTTTCGCCGATGCTGTTGGGCCAGGTAAAGCCTCTTTTGTAATATAGATAATAATTTTTAATCGCCTCGGGGGTTTTTATTACCCTTACCCGCGACAGGACGATATCGTAGTAATCCTTTGGATTCTGCAGGAGGGGATATAACTTTAAGCGCTCGTCGGCAATGATATTTTTTACTCCCTGCCCCGGCTTGCTCTCGATAGCCTGCTGCGCGGCGCAAACTGTCCAGACCGGCAGATTGTGGACTTTGGCCAGCCGGTTTGATAGAACCACCAGGGTTTTTTCATCATCAACCCGCTGCAGCTCATCCCGGTCTTTCATGAACAGGGAGATCTCATCCAGGAAGATGAGCGCCCCGGTATATCCTTCCGCCATAATGGTTTCGACTACGTGCTTTAGTACGTCTTCGGTTTCGGCGGGAATTTGGGGCTGCACCTTGAGATAGTCGGTGTAAAATCTCCACAGTTTATTCCCGCAGCTCATCTTATAATCGGGCGACTTGTTGTCCTGAATGTCGCGAATAAAATTATCCGCCTCTTCAAACTCGTCTTCCGAGAAATATTTCGGGTCTTTGAGAAATTTTTTCAGGTCTTTGCGATAACGGTCGAGATCCTCTGTCAAAAAGCGGTCAGCCAACAATTCCACCGGGTATAATGAAAGGTTCTTACCCAATTCCAGCTCTAATTGCTCCTTAACCGCTTCCAGTATGTACTCTGTGAGCCTTTTGCCCTTGTCGGCCCGCCCAACGGTACCTCCACCGGCGCCAACCAGCGTACGGGCAACTACAAATATGCCCCGGTTCCCATTGGTACTTTTGGCTTGAAGTCCATCTTCCCAAAATTGGTAAATAGACTCACGTTTTCCGCGTCCGGCTTTTTGCTCTTTTGTTTTAATAATGTCCCACGCTTTCTGGTTGCCTATAACCAATGAAGCAAGGAAGCAAAGCAGGTGAGATTTACCGGAGCCAAATTCAGCTTGTATCCAGTAACCCTGCCCGATGGGATTGTCTTTCTTTTCCCGTTTATAAGGCGCCGCAACATTGCGCAGTATATCATTCAAAAACGGACGCACTGGGTCGATCTGAAATTCCTCGATGGTCTGCAGCTCCGGTTTCCTGGCTTTCCTGGCTGCAGGCGAATTGCTATCGGCCCAGATGTGCTGCTCCAATGAATATACTGAGATTATTTTGTCGGGAACCTCACATATTTCCCCGAGCGGCTTGCGGCTGGAAAATAAATCGTCGCTATTTGGCATCTTGATCTGTCACCTCCCATAAGTGGTTATCCGCTAATAAATTACTTGGCAATTTGTATTCACCGGGGCTGGAACCCAGATACATTAGTATTTCACCCCGGTCCCTTTTACCGGGAAGCAGGAGGATCACTCTCTTATTATCGGTTGCCATAGTCCGCAGGAGGTTTAACTCCGCGTTGTAAATAAAGATCAGTTCCAAACCCGTAAGAACAATCAAATCCTTTTTATTCAACTCGCTCCTTAAGAAAGCGGCGAAAGCCTGCGCCACACGGGCCATAGTGGGTTCGGGCCGGCGGGGCTCATTTTCCGCCAGGGTTTTAAACTCGGCGTCCGGGATGGAATTTAAGATGCCCCGGTTTACTGATACAGCGCCGGGGAAAAACTCCCCATTGGGCATTTTAACCTGACATAGTTTAGCGGCAAATCTGTCCAAAGCGGCATAACCGCCCAGGATTCCATACAAATGCCTTCCAACGGAAACTGAAAGTTTAGACTGCAGGGTTTCTATTATGTCCGCCTCTTTTATAACGGGGTCCCCCCCTCAAGTCTTTCTACCACTTGGTCCAGATCTAAAGAGATAGTTACCTGACTTAGATTATCAATTTCAGAAATTTTGGGAATAAGGTTCATATTGCGAAGGGCATAGAGAGATTCCTTCACCTGGTTTTGCCGCCATAATAAACATTTAAAAGCTGTACATTCTTCCACTTCGTTCAGGTAATACATGCCGGCGGGAAACTCGCTGTGCAGGATAAAGGCCAGGGAAGGCAATAAAATATCCCGGTATGCGAAATGGATTTTGGTCCTGTCCGCTCTGGCTACTCCTGCTGCCACAAGGGTTTCAACAATAGCTTGTGCGCAATCAACATGGCTTTTTGTTTCGGGATATTTAACTTGCAAATAAGAACGAATATTACTTCTTGTAACAAACCCGCTGCTTCGTAACTCAGGGATAAGCAAGTTTTCAATTATTTCCCGCATCAAAGGTTCTGCTTTATAAAACAGGTAAAAACACACATCCCGCAGCTCTTGTCTGCCGGCATATTTTCTTGAAAATGAGAAAATAGGCGTTTCAACCCGCCCGGACGGGAACAACCTCCGGGTTATATAACTTGTATATCTCATTCTGCTCTTCTCACTGTTGTAATGCAAATTGTTAATAAGGAAGGCACGGATATCTGCGGTTGTTTTTGAATATGGGATACGAGGCAGGATTTCAATAGCTTCGCGCAATAAAGACTTGCTAAACATGTGAGCCGCGCTTTGAACAGATTTCTCGGCAAAAAGGGCGCCTTCTTCGGCGAACAAAGACCCTGAGTGTTCTAAAGTTGGCGTTATTACAGGTTTTGTTGCCTGTTCCGTATCTTCAGCCGGTTGAAACTCCTTTGCCGCGTCCTGAACCGGCGGGAGAACAGTTTTTTGACCGGCTGAATAATTTTCCCCCACCCAGGCTACTAATTTCAGGCAAACGGCGGTATATTCATTAATCCCCTTTGTTTTACATAAATCACTGGTATCTGCCGCCAATACGGAGGAAAGATTGCCAAAGCTGCTGATCAATTCCGCGGCCAGGGGTTTAACATCCATACGGGGAATCGCATAGGTCAGCACTAGCTCAAGTAATTCTGTTTCATTCAGGCCCGACGGGTTCTCAGTGAATTTATTACGCAGCCTTTGCCTATGTCCACTTTTACTGTCGCTCATTATCTTTTCTCCATGCATAGGTAAATTCTAGTATATTTCGATTTTTTATACTGATTTTCCTACTATATTTTTGCCTTATTTCTAAATAAATAAAGAAATTTCCTTTAGAGTTTCTCCATCGGGAATTAAATCTACTTCAAATTAATTTCTTGTTATTTACAAAACATGCTTGACATAAGTAAGCGATACGCTTATATTATAACTGACTGGTTAAATTTGCCGGTCTTTTATTTTTTTCGGGCGGGCTCTTTCTTACCGGTCAGGGCCCGCCACGTTTCAAAGCTGCCGCCGCAAACAAAAAAGCGCCCAAAATGATTCGCTGACCGCCCAATTCACCGCAGATCCAATAGCGTTGATGGGCGCCAAAAGCACGCTTCAAAGCCAAGCGCATGATACTCTGCCACAGTGGCNNNNNNNNNNNNNNNNNNNNNNNNNNNNNNNNNNNNNNNNNNNNNNNNNNNNNNNNNNNNNNNNNNNNNNNNNNNNNNNNNNNNNNNNNNNNNNNNNNNNNNNNNNNNNNNNNNNNNNNNNNNNNNNNNNNNNNNNNNNNNNNNNNNNNNNNNNNNNNNNNGGCAATGGCTCCGCCCGGAAGCGGGCCGACCGGTAATTGCTCCGTGCTTGTTTGGCCGGAAGCTTTATAATTTCTACTGCGGCCAGTTGTTGATAGAATAGCGTGTATAAAAAGTATTTTTTAGAGTTATACCGGCAGGAGATAATAAAAAAGTAATGAATTAAAACTTAAAACCATTTTTTAAGAAAGTGATCATCTATGCAAAGCTATCACAGGTCACAGAAAGCAGTATTTTTCGATATCGGTTCAACCCTTGTTGAAGGACCGGAAATATCGCCGGCGAAATATATTACGCGCCTTTTGGGACTGCCGGCCGGGGAATCGTCCCGCCTGGGCCGGTTGATCATGTGCAGGGAATTTAATGGATGGGAGGAACTATGCTGTACTCTGGAAGAATACTTTTGTTCCCTGACCAGCCAACAGGCGGCTGAGATAGCACTGCTTTGGGAAGGGCAGGAAACTGCGGCGTCGGAAATAAACGAAGCTACGGCAGTTGTCGCCCGTTTCGCCGGGGGGGGATATCAGGTTGGTCTGGTGTCAAATATCTGGGCGCCCTACTACCGTTCATTTTTGAATGCCTGTCCTGAGATAGCCAGGATTTCAGGCTGTGCAGCCTTAAGCTTTCAGGCGGGAAAGAAGAAGCCCTCTTTTGCTTTGCTGAAAAAGGGCTTGTCTGTTTTGGGAGCGGATCCGCAGCGTTCTATTATGATTGGCGATACATACCTTGAAGACATCCTTCCTGCAATAGAATTGGGGCTTAAGACCGTCTGGGTGCTCTGCCGTCCGGAGCGCGAAAAAAGAGCGGTTGAGCAGGTTCAAAAGGGTAACTGGCCTCCTCCGGACCTTACTGTTTCCGGGATAAATGAGCTGTTAAAAACAGATCTGGCTTTTTTTGATAGACATCATGCTGCTGAAACTAGCGCCGGCTGCAAGGATAAAAATTCATCAATAAAAGAAGGTCAATGCCTTAAGCGCCAAGTTTACTGAGTCCGAGGCGAACATGAGCACGTAAGCAGTTGACTCCCTAATACAAATTATTTTAAGAGTTGAGGCGATCTCCAATAAAGATTTTAAAAGTAAAGCACCATACCAGTGAAGAACTAATCAAGAAACTCCGCCAGATTACAATGCTGACCGACCCGGGGATGCATATATACAAAGATGTATATATTTCCCTGGAAAAAATAAAGACCGACTTTCTGTCGCCAGCGCAGAA
Protein-coding regions in this window:
- a CDS encoding PglZ domain-containing protein — protein: MTLLNDWIKDKLEMVRGYDHVLVRDHYGLLGKADRLIDQFGSEAAYVVVTGATNLAFRMCYETVVESGAQRIMVVDRTPLNRLRNISDSTAPPLFYPDFLATAPDDARINLDVRQFLRDITGDPEWPALCNDQGYARLIVTHLDGVVRAHKNLRRAKTQGFTDFDFKTVIAFAALGLPELAFKKLRSEDYWRIGLLGHQTMKDLDRLTGEVLKPIKQQLLQAPAPFCWFAEQDAEMVVTGFYLSAILAQHTDKWNLLLANIDPGLSCFKQVEEKVLTETTPRLIKLDPHQAKRDAQEAEGSLDQEDLDLLLVKELRIDTPAGFISIIEKEKYSNLFRSLALLMALDDCLGEKPSPDAIKKLKEQLYGAEKSECFADYWQSESWARLSEAYKLAVEIHHLRRQLLSMLKNISVKKPDQLGFIYYWQQWNQQKLNRLEYYLSSLERLLDTGVILPKRETELPELFLQAFSRAQKRVRAISDEVYHQLNAVNRSFQDLVALQYPRWAAGKDEVVLTSQFISRRLKPNWDPQNEKAVIFIFDGMRYDIWEELLYPALAEKLELLHDYPAVSILPTETQLTRKAISAGTFPDQFDPDSGEDKLLKEGLEREMGIRRDVAAVVPEGHGTGETVHYRCGNLDVYIFELCDKELHGIHVKTLGDGREVPARPLAFIYQQLIKNILDHEVMAIMRTLEPGTKVFITADHGFVRLGRKPVWFDDGDLNEQIDCSYQNTMLKVTFERVNLKKELKANMIAFSPQELRVPSRSTRFVKARGQLIEKEYRSIVFPRPGYSFKRQGSPYNPDAYSHGGVSLQEMIIPMVVMRVKAGPDSLLMAGPITGPAEVLEGEELEVRVRLEYKAPALFGAELRVDVDAYYTGKSTADQVELAHQVLYVGTAGSEIIYRFKPGADEAAKQERIDGVMKRLLTIELKYKDGLRTVRQSLNRVFLVKLNSEQVIRRGVPTHLGNILGLAPKKIR